The sequence GCAAAGAGTTTCAACCTATTCACTACATTACGTTACAAAGAAGGCAATTTCAAGAAATAGAGATTATGTTGAGAGACGATACCGGTAAACCAATTCATATTGAGAGGGGTAAAGTTGTCATAACTTTACATTTCAGAAGACGTCCGTTGGGCTTGAACAACCAGGCCTGAAAACTCTATAAAGATTGATTGaggtaaatgttttaaacattatGAAAACAGCTTACCAAAGTGACAGAAACCTATTTGATAGGTATTATGTGAATCAAGCTGGAGGTGGCAGTGATGGAAATATTTTCAGAGGAACCAGAATACAGAGAGGTTATGGTATTGGAGGTCTGTTTAGAGGTTTATTTAAATCCGTCAAGCCTTTACTGAAATGTGAGTTAAGACCTTCACGCCACTCTTAAAGAAAAGAGTAAAATCTGTAGGTCAACAGGCATTTCATTCTGGTATGAATTTGGCAAGTGATTTATTGAAAGGAAAAAACATCAAAACTGCAGCAAGAAAACGTGCTATTGAGGCAAGAGAACAATTAAAACGTAAAGCATTGAAAAGCCTTGGCCCGCCTGGAAAGAGAAAGAAGAAATTAAAAGCACCCAATCAGCATAGAGCTAAAGATATATTTGATACATGAATCAccaaaaaagttatatatatatattagtgtgTGCGcatatgttatgttgtgtgtaaTCTGTGTACAGATTAGACAGTTATTCTTTAGAGATGTCTCTAATTCATCAGGATTCCTGTGAATGTGTCCAGtcagaattagatttatttgaTACGCCACCCACACAAACCAGTGTTGAAGATGGATACTGTTATCAAATTGGAACAGTCACATCTGTCACTGATGGTGGGCCTTACGTCTTTGAAATCTCCGGAGCTGGAGACGATTACTTAGATTTAACAAATACGTCCATCTACGTGAAAGCTAAAATAATCAAAGCTGATGGCACCAACCTTACTGACCAGAACGTTGCACCCGTTAATCTTTGGTTACATTCTCTCTTTAGTAATGTCAGCGTTTGTCTAAATGAAAAAGTTGTCTCATCATCCAATAACATGTATCCATTCAGGGCTAACCTGGAAACACTACTGAGCTATGGCCCTGCTGCCAAAGAGTCTCAGTTGACGAGTGCAATGTGGTATAAGAATAGGGCCAAACAAATGGACACTACAGGCGACGATAATCACGGTTATGTCAAGAGGAAACTTGCAACAGCTAATAGACAAACAGTGGATATGATGGGTAGACTCCATTCTGACCTATTTGCACAGGAAAGATATTTGGTTCATAACGTGAACATGACAATAACTCTGACCAGAAGAAAGGATGAATTCTGTTTGATGGGAGAAACAGATGAAGTTAAGGTGGTCATGAACAATATCTACCTTTACGTGAGAAAAGTAAAACTTAGTCCATCGGTGAGACTAGCCCATGCAAAAGCAATGGAGATATCACCTGCCAAATATCCAATCAGGAGAATTTATATGAAGGTGTTTTCAGTTCCAAGAGGAAACCATGATTTTGTTAAAGACAACATTTTCCTGGGACAAATGCCTAAGAGATTaatcataggatgtattgatagtGATGCATATAGTGGACTCATTGCCAAGAAtccttttaattttaaacattttgatatcaattttgttgccTTGAATGTAGATGGTAAACCAATCCCAACTACTCCTTTGCAACCTAACTTTAACCAAAAACTGTATGCAAGAAGCTACAATGGGTTATTTACCACTACTGGTAAAACACATCATGATGAAGGCAATAACATTTCAAGAGACGAATATGGCACTGGCTTTACATTGTTTGGATGTTTTAACTTGACGTTTTCCGGAGATTGTGTTGGACACACAATCAGCATCACTGTGGGTATCCGTACACCggatattggtatcgacgaGGCGAGGCCTGTCGCAACAAGGATAAGTTTGACAATATTTGCACAATtctaatgtaattaatgtatctgtaactattgtCCACTTCAAGCTTATTATATATCGCGTCCGTATGCGATCTGTCAACCCCCAGCGTCATATATTTATtgaggaatagacaggaatccagggtcACATGTAGGGGGTACCGCAATGAAAACGACTGTGAACTATTGTTTGTGATATTGAATAACTAGCTTGTTCCAGGTTACAATTTTTGGGTTGTATAGACGGGTTATGATGGGAAGTTCATGTTGAGGCCAATTTCGTACTGTCGTGGCCACGGATGTTTCAACAAGACGACTCAAAATTTAGCTTGTGTACGGGGGCTTGTTAAACTAGTGTACGGGGGCTtggtttatgtgataaaaatggtgtacgggggcttggcaTAACTAAAATGACAAACTTAACAATATGTTTAAAACAGATAGCGTCTAGTCGTCCAAAAGACAGATGTAAAGTTTTTCTCTGACGTCTATGTGTTCGTAGATCTCGTGTAAAGATGTCAATGGAATAGTAGGCCTACCAGACGAAGATGATGAATGTTGGTTAAGTCTGTAaattttgtatacaatattagtttgtttgtttgctggcaattttgttaaattctttaaCGGAGGGGATCATTTTGAGGGAGGAATGTACTCGTATTAACCATGTAGCGCTGATAACTCAATTTCAATAAGAAATACAACTTCACCTGGTGGAAATGTCATAATATAATAGCAATagtaaattttacttttaaattgtaAACCATGGCTAAGAATACGTATTtccatttatctattttttttcttttcgtttACAGGTGCTGGCcgtttacatttgtttttactgtCCGGAAAATTTCGATACGTTCCGTATGGCTACCTGCCACCTGATTGAATGTCATAGTGACTTGACATTAGAGCTACGTCGACGGGAAAATAATAAGAAGCCCGTGCATACTTTAACATCACACCCGAACTCTGTAGAGAGGAGGGCAAAACAATACCTGTTATTGACAAGgtcgaaaaaatacaaatttctaGGAGAGATGTTGTACCGAAAGATAGCCCATTCAATAAAGATATCTAAAGataatgtttaaagatgctccactgctggcaaatggtattttttcactatgaaaatcgggagcaaacgatttagtatttttcttcagttataaaagttacttactttcaccattaccaccattgaaaagtttgagcttttaattttacttcaagttaaaaatatgaaaaataattaattgtttcccaaaaaaaatccgtgacactatattctatatggaatgaagtactgattgcgtatgcaccaaaggcgaaataaattattttatattattttttgtgttaattaggcatatataaacacgattaaataccagttattgttcaaatgatgaatgtcatttatgctctgtcggcggtggagcatataAATACTTTAATACTTTTTGTTGCCCAGGCTTAAATTATTGAAAAGAACAGTTTTTGCCTGAattgatcaaaatcaaaatgaataatCATTCTGCATTGCGTATCGTTTCAATCAGtaatttgataatcatataGAACGCTATATATTGCTATttagaaagaaatatttgacTTAAAAAGCTGCGTTTCTCAATTCATCAACCAATTATCCGTACAATCGTCAACCAAGCTGCCGTACAATCACCAtccaagcccccgtacacttGATTTTTAAGAACAAGCAAGCCTCCGTACACAACGTgatttttacttatttatttcgTAATCTTCATGACCTCAAATTTGTCATCGGGGCGTGAGATGCTTTCATATGTCGTGAATTAGCCTTAGAAAATGAATTCCGTGATCAGGAAAGCATTAAATATCTATATCAGTGATTTATTTTGAACCGTCTTTTTCACTGCGGTACCCCCCTACATGTGACcatggattcctgtctattcctcaATAAATATATGACGCTGGGGGTTGACAGATCGTATACGGACGCGATATATAATAACCTTGAACTGGAAAATAGTAACAGATACATTCATTACATTAGAATTGtgcaaatattgtaaaacttaTACTTGTTGCGACAGGCCTCGCCtcgtcgataccaatatccGGTGTACGGATACCCACAGTGAGCATTGTTAACCATTTTTAACATGCTAGCATGTTCAATAGCATGATAGCATGTTAAAATCGATAttttagcatgttaaatccAGTGTTGTAGCATTTTAAATGCATAATGAGCCATCTACACTCACTACATACATGCCAAACCACCATGACATCATGAAAACTAACCCTGCACACTTACTACATACATGCCAAACCTCAATGACGTCATGAAAACTAACCCTGCACACTTACTACATACATGCCAAACCTCAATGACGTCATGAAAACTAACCCTGCACACTTACTGCTGACATACCAACCCACAATGACGTCATGAAAACTAACCCTGCACACTCAC is a genomic window of Argopecten irradians isolate NY chromosome 10, Ai_NY, whole genome shotgun sequence containing:
- the LOC138334042 gene encoding uncharacterized protein F54H12.2-like — protein: MSLIHQDSCECVQSELDLFDTPPTQTSVEDGYCYQIGTVTSVTDGGPYVFEISGAGDDYLDLTNTSIYVKAKIIKADGTNLTDQNVAPVNLWLHSLFSNVSVCLNEKVVSSSNNMYPFRANLETLLSYGPAAKESQLTSAMWYKNRAKQMDTTGDDNHGYVKRKLATANRQTVDMMGRLHSDLFAQERYLVHNVNMTITLTRRKDEFCLMGETDEVKVVMNNIYLYVRKVKLSPSVRLAHAKAMEISPAKYPIRRIYMKVFSVPRGNHDFVKDNIFLGQMPKRLIIGCIDSDAYSGLIAKNPFNFKHFDINFVALNVDGKPIPTTPLQPNFNQKLYARSYNGLFTTTGKTHHDEGNNISRDEYGTGFTLFGCFNLTFSGDCVGHTISITVGIRTPDIGIDEARPVATRISLTIFAQF